In one window of Brassica rapa cultivar Chiifu-401-42 chromosome A07, CAAS_Brap_v3.01, whole genome shotgun sequence DNA:
- the LOC103850118 gene encoding uncharacterized protein LOC103850118, producing the protein MGDEIMNNISETMIEAQTQIRQSLYCHQCHKKRSDIVGNCVTKRPNTTCMVKYCRSCLWNRYKEIPEDVASKKDWLCYRCRGICDCSNCLKEQGKKLTGFLRENGSSSDAIKTPKNAKRQLKLNDSSEGYNEENPAAGKRTKPILKKKEKSQLEEVKLPQGSESITVFGIDLPSENAGRVLQFLEFCSKFGKALGLRGGEPQLVVSEIVSERNTRSHEHSTLTQMIIQLLTLILVDTGDKSVGLSASDDRWFNVLGDCFAQSEVKLDDFPPEMFQKGIAEYEEMGSSQRLKLLNFLCDETLSTTVLRDCFANPESVEKKKEAKEKLNAAKANEQKLYQKLEDEFSKAQAENNGVELTIKQRLAIVSQMEAESELVFAGMQNALKMQKVQEYDDVLRTSPVGLDDNGLTLWKLKSYNKEPNILLQDLGSWSDVCPHERWFAFSPEQKPQVEKYIACKKQERLLKNWKGNTALES; encoded by the exons ATGGGTGACGAAATCATGAACAACATCTCTGAAACAATGATCGAAGCTCAAACCCAGATTAGGCAATCGTTGTATTGCCACCAG TGTCATAAAAAGAGATCGGATATTGTCGGAAATTGCGTGACAAAGAGGCCAAACACGACATGTATGGTGAAGTATTGTCGTAGTTGCCTATGGAACAG GTACAAAGAGATCCCAGAGGATGTTGCATCGAAAAAAGACTGGCTTTGTTACAGATGCAGGGGAATTTGCGATTGTAGTAACTGCCT aaaGGAACAAGGTAAGAAGCTGACTGGGTTTCTTAGAGAAAATGGTTCCAGCTCCGATGCCATTAAAACCCCCAAAAATGCCAAACGCCAGCTGAAGTTGAATGATTCAAGTGAAGGCTACAACGAGGAGAATCCCGCAGCCGGAAAAAGAACAAAacccattctcaagaagaaagagaagtcTCAGCTTGAGGAGGTTAAGCTACCTCAGGGCAGCGAGTCAATCACTGTCTTCGGCATTGACTTGCCCTCTGAAAATGCTGGAAGAGTTCTTCAGTTTTTGGAGTTCTGTTCGAAATTTGGAAAG GCTCTTGGCTTGAGAGGAGGGGAACCTCAACTTGTTGTGAGTGAGATTGTATCCGAGAGAAACACAAGGAGCCATGAGCATTCTACCCTCACCCAAATGATAATCCAATTATTGACTCTTATATTGGTAGACACAGGAGACAA aTCAGTTGGCCTGAGTGCATCAGATGATAGGTGGTTCAATGTTCTTGGAGACTGTTTTGCCCAATCCGAAGTTAAGCTTGATGACTTCCCTCCTGAGATGTTTCAAAAAGGCATTGCTGAGTATGAGGAGATGGGTTCATCGCAAAGGCTGAAACTTTTGAATTTCTTGTGCGATGAAACGCTTAGCACAAC GGTGCTGAGGGATTGCTTTGCTAATCCTGAATCTgttgaaaagaaaaaggaagcAAAAGAAAAGTTGAATGCAGCAAAAGCTAAC GAGCAAAAACTATATCAGAAGTTAGAAGATGAGTTCTCCAAAGCTCAAGCAGAGAATAATGGGGTTGAGTTGACAATTAAACAACGGCTTGCAATTGTATCACAAATGGAAGCTGAATCTGAACTAGTCTTTGCCGGAATGCAAAACGCGTTAAAAATGCAAA AAGTTCAAGAATATGATGATGTTCTTAGAACCAGCCCGGTCGGATTGGATGACAATGGTCTTACTCTCTGGAAATTGAAGTCGTACAACAAAGAACCAAACATTTTACTTCAAG ACTTGGGAAGCTGGAGTGACGTATGTCCTCATGAAAGGTGGTTTGCGTTTAGCCCTGAGCAAAAACCACAAGTAGAGAAGTATATTGCTTGCAAAAAG CAAGAAAGGCTTCTCAAAAATTGGAAGGGAAATACTGCTCTCGAGTCTTAG
- the LOC117126494 gene encoding uncharacterized protein LOC117126494, with the protein MLYCFQISDTELELPNRLYGEGLEPQVKKINNSCRLKLLELLKEKMEPEFDEVMKDPIFSQIMVIQKNDLKFSARLVHSFLCKELMTSKRHEKWFTFARRPMRFGLQEYHAVTGLKVKRENNSGLVTWKDDNGFWSKQIKTNGKINLQIIKKKHLEESNTWTWVDRVRLIYLCVIMGVVMGKDEKVNIPHLYMKLAMDLEKLRNYPWGLYSFDFLLKQIDKTRHKLEQKEGYLMEGFLFGFQIWIMEAVPALGEICGTKVSKNFTGPLCGNWRGCAKCSYEDIIGVENLFPENGILHSFMESHIDGVVLLATDFVQKDEKKDERVDRILDMINSKHDWNNHVWGVKEATNSEFEESGEEKGDDQRADTERGENSHVAGNVDGTTDVSGRNKRKHADRGAESRKKNVLCHLAASSKGNIDTDMKNFLEDLVQASFTTFGEKFCQQFSDRLGKIETEVTQLRTASERTEQFETVVTDRLGKIEAEVTQLRTSLVVTELVGKSDQASGPSLTKINSGPSTSKKGTAPSKKKVTTKRKS; encoded by the exons atgctgtattgttttcaaatttcagaTACGGAGTTGGAGTTGCCTAATCGTTTATACGGTGAGGGATTGGAACCTCAGGTTAAGAAGATTAATAACAGCTGCCGACTAAAACTTCTCGAGTtgctaaaagaaaaaatggaacCAGAATTCGATGAAGTTATGAAAGATCCCATTTTTTCACAGATTATGGTTATCCAGAAGAATGATCTGAAGTTTTCGGCGAGGTTGGTACACTCTTTCTTGTGTAAGGAGTTGATGACAAGCAAGAGACATGAGAAGTGGTTTACTTTCGCTAGGAGACCTATGCGTTTTGGATTGCAAGAGTATCATGCTGTCACTGGTCTGAAAGTGAAGCGAGAGAATAACAGTGGGCTAGTGACATGGAAAGACGATAATGGTTTTTGGAGCAAGCAGATAAAGAcaaatggaaaaataaatttgcaGATCATAAAAAAGAAGCATTTGGAAGAGAGCAATACCTGGACTTGGGTTGATAGGGTGAGACTGATATATCTTTGCGTTATTATGGGTGTGGTGATGGGAAAGGATGAGAAGGTGAATATCCCGCATCTGTACATGAAGTTGGCGatggatttggagaagcttcggAATTACCCATGGGGTCTGTATTCGTTTGATTTCCTTCTGAAGCAAATTGATAAAACAAGGCATAAATTAGAGCAGAAAGAGGGGTATCTGATGGAAGGATTCTTGTTTGGTTTCCAAATTTGGATAATGGAAGCTGTTCCTGCTTTAGGAGAGATTTGTGGCACAAAAGTCAGTAAAAATTTTACAGGTCCACTGTGTGGTAATTGGAGAGGATGTGCAAAATGTTCTTATGAAGATATCATTGGTGTTGAGAACTTATTCCCAGAAAAC GGGATTTTGCATTCATTCATGGAATCCCACATAGATGGAGTGGTCCTTTTGGCAACTGATTTTGTACAGAAGGATGAGAAGAAAGATGAAAGAGTAGATCGTATTTTAGATATGATCAATAGTAAACATGATTGGAACAATCATGTTTGGGGAGTAAAAGAAGCTACAAACTCTGAATTTGAGGAATCTGGCGAAGAGAAAGGAGATGATCAAAGAGCTGATACTGAGAGAGGTGAAAATAGTCATGTTGCAGGGAATGTTGATGGCACAACTGATGTTTCGGGAAGAAACAAGAGAAAGCATGCAGACCGAGGAGCAGAGTCAAGGAAGAAGAATGTTTTGTGCCACCTAGCTGCTTCATCAAAAGGAAATATTGACACAGATATGAAAAATTTCTTGGAGGATCTGGTACAAGCTTCTTTTACTACTTTTGGGGAGAAATTCTGTCAGCAGTTCTCGGACAGGTTGGGTAAGATTGAGACTGAGGTTACACAACTCAGGACAGCTTCAGAGAGAACTGAGCAATTTGAGACCGTTGTAACCGACAGATTGGGGAAAATTGAGGCTGAGGTTACACAGCTCAGGACAAGTTTAGTGGTGACTGAATTGGTGGGAAAGAGTGATCAAGCAAGCGGTCCTAGCTTGACCAAAATCAACAGTGGTCCTAGCACCAGCAAAAAAGGCACTGCTCCATCAAAGAAAAAGGTAACTACTAAGAGAAAGAGTTAA
- the LOC117126844 gene encoding uncharacterized protein LOC117126844 — MHKYEGIKEGPKAKDIVQIMRNDYGCEISDSLAWDSREYAVNAVRGIPEESYGKIPKYLHMLREANPGTHSSYKTDVDGRFRYLFIAFGQSIRGFNTVMRRVIVVDGTFLKSKFKGVLLVATAIDGNSNLYPIAFGIVDSENEQSWEWFMRELKVVVADDNGLAFISDRQVSIGKALEKVYPLARHGICIHHLLNNVISYFRGKGLAGLISKASKAYRVVDFKKTFAHVCNISLAIGTYLMEADVKKWARCQFHGYRYDIRTNNPAESINSALRSPREFPVIPLLDSIREMLTRWFFKRKKLILKHTHRLTIDVEEKIDRRIGKGKTFRVYPVTDSQLLVKGDTIDCFVDLDKRTCSCGKYDLSKIPCRHAIKAGFFVGREPYTLTDFLYTTGAWREAYHESINPISVPEYGWSVPQVVENSEVLPPETRRSLGRNRKRRYETVEDKIRSSQGSQAGQSRKCSRCGLGGHNRATCKMPI, encoded by the coding sequence ATGCATAAATATGAAGGTATCAAGGAAGGGCCTAAAGCGAAAGATATTGTTCAGATTATGCGTAATGATTATGGATGTGAGATCTCTGATTCTTTAGCATGGGATTCCCGTGAATATGCAGTCAACGCTGTTAGAGGTATTCCAGAGGAAAGTTATGGGAAAATTCCAAAATATTTGCACATGCTGCGAGAGGCCAATCCGGGTACACATTCCTCTTACAAGACTGACGTCGATGGTAGATTTCGATATCTGTTTATAGCGTTTGGTCAATCGATCAGAGGCTTTAACACAGTCATGAGGCGTGTCATTGTTGTCGATGGAACATTCTTGAAGAGTAAATTCAAAGGGGTGCTACTGGTTGCAACTGCTATAGAtggaaattcaaatttatatcctATTGCATTTGGGATAGTAGACTCTGAGAATGAGCAGTCTTGGGAATGGTTTATGAGAGAATTAAAAGTTGTTGTTGCTGATGATAATGGTTTGGCTTTTATTTCGGATAGACAAGTGTCAATAGGGAAGGCACTGGAGAAAGTGTATCCGCTAGCGAGACATGGTATTTGTATTCATCATTTGTTGAATAATGTGATATCATATTTCAGGGGGAAGGGATTAGCTGGGTTGATTTCTAAGGCTTCAAAGGCTTATAGAGTGGTTGATTTCAAGAAGACGTTTGCTCATGTTTGCAATATCAGTCTAGCAATTGGAACGTATCTTATGGAAGCAGATGTCAAAAAGTGGGCTAGATGTCAATTTCATGGATACAGGTATGACATTAGGACAAACAATCCTGCAGAGTCGATAAATTCTGCGTTGCGTTCGCCGAGAGAGTTTCCCGTAATTCCTTTGTTGGACAGTATTAGAGAAATGCTGACACGTTGGTTTTTTAAGCGTAAGAAGTTGATTTTAAAGCACACCCACCGTTTGACCATAGATGTGGAGGAAAAGATTGATAGGAGAATTGGAAAGGGGAAAACTTTCAGAGTTTACCCTGTAACCGATAGCCAGCTGCTTGTTAAAGGTGACACAATTGACTGCTTTGTTGATTTGGACAAACGGACTTGTTCTTGTGGGAAGTACGACCTTTCGAAAATCCCTTGTAGACACGCAATAAAAGCTGGTTTCTTTGTTGGTAGAGAACCATATACATTGACTGATTTTTTGTATACCACGGGAGCTTGGAGAGAAGCTTATCACGAAAGCATAAATCCCATTTCAGTTCCTGAATATGGTTGGTCTGTCCCACAAGTTGTGGAAAATTCTGAAGTGCTACCGCCTGAGACAAGAAGATCTCTTGGAAGAAATAGAAAACGCAGATATGAAACTGTTGAAGACAAAATCCGATCATCACAAGGATCACAGGCGGGTCAGTCTCGTAAGTGCAGTAGATGTGGTCTTGGTGGTCATAATAGAGCAACTTGCAAGATGCCAATATAG
- the LOC103850119 gene encoding tryptophan synthase beta chain 2, with amino-acid sequence MTSQLLLPPNPFTRPVSAKVFLTGDDLTLKRKSNQATRVSNGFSLRAKAALRSNHSSSVEIPNQWYNLIADLSVKPPPPLHPKTFEPIKPEDLSHLFPNELIKQEATLERFIDIPEEVLEIYKLWRPTPLIRAKRLEKLLQTPARIYFKYEGGSPAGSHKPNTAVPQAYYNAKEGVKNVVTETGAGQWGSSLAFASSLFGLDCKVWQVANSYHQKPYRRLMMETWGAKVHPSPSDLTEAGRKILESDPSSPGSLGIAISEAVEVAARNEDTKYCLGSVLNHVLLHQTVIGEECIKQMEDFGETPDVIIGCTGGGSNFAGLSFPFIREKLKGNISPVIRAVEPSACPSLTKGVYAYDFGDTAGLTPLMKMHTLGHDFIPDPIHAGGLRYHGMAPLISHVYEQGFMEAISIPQIECFQGAIQFARAEGIIPAPEPTHAIAATIREALRCKETGEAKVILMAMCGHGHFDLSSYDKYLKGELVDLSFSEDKIRESLSKVPHVV; translated from the exons ATGACATCTCAGTTGCTTTTGCCACCAAACCCATTCACCAGACCAGTCTCGGCTAAAGTTTTCCTTACAG GTGATGACTTAACTCTGAAAAGAAAGTCAAACCAAGCAACAAGAGTTTCAAATGGATTTAGCTTAAGAGCAAAAGCAGCTTTAAGATCTAATCATAGCTCATCTGTTGAGATTCCAAATCAATGGTACAATCTTATTGCCGATCTTTCTGTTAAGCCTCCACCACCCTTGCATCCCAAGACTTTCGAACCAATCAAACCCGAAGATTTATCTCATCTTTTCCCTAATGAGTTAATCAAACAAGAAGCAACGTTAGAGAGGTTTATCGACATCCCTGAAGAAGTTCTTGAAATCTATAAGCTCTGGCGTCCAACTCCTCTAATCag AGCAAAGAGATTGGAGAAGCTTCTTCAGACACCTGCAAGGATTTACTTCAAGTATGAAGGTGGTAGCCCAGCTGGTTCACACAAACCTAACACAGCGGTTCCTCAGGCTTATTACAATGCGAAAGAAGGTGTCAAGAACGTTGTGACTGAAACTGGCGCTGGCCAATGGGGCAGTTCTTTAGCCTTTGCCTCTAGTCTATTTGGACTTGACTGCAAA GTGTGGCAAGTGGCCAATTCATACCATCAAAAGCCATACCGCCGGTTAATGATGGAAACGTGGGGAGCAAAGGTTCATCCATCTCCATCTGATCTCACTGAGGCGGGTCGAAAAATCCTTGAATCCGACCCATCAAGCCCGGGGAGTTTAGGCATTGCGATCTCAGAAGCTGTTGAGGTTGCAGCTAGGAACGAGGATACAAAGTACTGTTTAGGAAGTGTACTGAACCATGTGTTGTTACACCAGACGGTTATTGGAGAAGAATGCATAAAGCAGATGGAAGATTTTGGCGAAACGCCTGATGTGATCATAGGATGTACTGGTGGAGGTTCAAATTTTGCTGGTTTGAGTTTTCCTTTTATCCGGGAGAAACTCAAAGGCAATATCAGCCCTGTTATAAGAGCTGTTGAGCCCTCTGCTTGTCCTTCCTTGACCAAAGGAGTTTATGCTTATGATTTTGGAGATACAGCTGGACTGACTCCTCTGATGAAGATGCATACTTTAGGACATGACTTCATTCCTGATCCTATCCATGCCg GTGGATTACGGTACCATGGGATGGCACCCTTGATCTCACATGTTTATGAACAAGGTTTCATGGAAGCAATCTCAATTCCTCAAATCGAATGTTTCCAAG GTGCCATTCAGTTTGCAAGAGCGGAAGGGATAATACCAGCGCCGGAACCAACTCACGCCATTGCAGCAACCATAAGAGAAGCTCTCCGATGCAAAGAAAcaggagaagcaaaagtgatacTAATGGCGATGTGTGGTCATGGCCACTTTGACCTTTCCTCTTATGACAAGTATCTAAAAGGCGAATTGGTGGATTTATCATTCAGTGAAGACAAGATACGAGAGTCTTTGTCCAAGGTTCCTCATGTTGTTTAG
- the LOC103850378 gene encoding uncharacterized protein LOC103850378 → MTGRLSKEDKGKGLATDYYQAPRKPSVRAQAPDNATLPQKFSLTLIGRVTNQTAQKVWSLIPFFTELWKSDTRPVGADLGNGLFQFQFEKEEDLLAVLEKRPYHYSRWMVIVQRWEPTVSKEFPALIPFWIKVQGIPIHLWREETVEDLGRNLGIFEKLEITKTSMKMRVQINGLLPLIKSSVIEYNNGDEVTATFVYEKLERHCSKCLRLDHELKDCLVAKHQDREAKATGAKNRVTNEEGGSLNQGETRRADSDVYHFSASNPNGEEYRRGRSFDPRGPRYDARRTLDDRRRYRSSYDKSSRGYSREASKERQRSYGSRSSQPREPNYQFREVSSRPPRDDIDRRDYRGRSMTRREEQNRSNENWLSPDHSNLNLERQTHIPQETLKVAREEVREAMLQYTQVADPTESAARRERMRLAEERMEESALRIASKAALMETLIGGEETTAEKDLSAERIPAPLRLGSPMVHKKTGENINLGDNSAPEGTISEGRIPAALRLGQTKPTRRPGEQKEITVKRKPGRPPGIRKVQLSPNQLAGSSSRKRKTQQTKTTPVRRKLNTAEGKEKKQNARARATNSREAGSSANSDDQPICNMVPAISKRRMDFRNPSPLGP, encoded by the coding sequence ATGACTGGAAGATTATCTAAGGAAGACAAAGGCAAAGGCCTTGCTACTGATTACTATCAAGCTCCCCGGAAACCTTCTGTCAGAGCCCAAGCTCCAGATAATGCAACGCTCCCCCAAAAGTTCTCCCTCACGCTGATTGGTAGGGTAACGAACCAAACAGCTCAAAAGGTCTGGTCTCTAATCCCCTTCTTCACTGAGCTCTGGAAGTCAGATACCAGACCAGTTGGAGCAGATCTTGGAAACGGTTTGTTTCAGTTCCAGTTTGAGAAAGAGGAGGACCTTCTAGCAGTTCTTGAGAAAAGACCATACCACTACTCTAGATGGATGGTTATTGTCCAGAGATGGGAGCCAACAGTATCCAAAGAATTTCCAGCTTTAATTCCTTTTTGGATCAAAGTTCAAGGTATTCCAATCCACTTATGGAGAGAAGAAACTGTGGAAGACCTGGGACGCAACTTAGGAATTTTTGAGAAGCTGGAGATTACAAAAACTTCTATGAAGATGAGAGTCCAAATAAATGGTCTCTTACCGCTAATAAAGTCTTCAGTCATCGAGTACAATAATGGCGATGAGGTTACTGCAACCTTTGTCTATGAAAAACTGGAGAGACATTGTTCCAAGTGTCTCCGTTTAGACCATGAACTTAAAGACTGCTTAGTTGCTAAGCACCAAGACAGAGAGGCTAAAGCAACTGGAGCAAAAAACAGAGTTACCAATGAGGAAGGGGGCTCTCTGAATCAAGGGGAAACTCGAAGAGCTGATTCTGATGTTTATCATTTCTCAGCATCAAACCCCAATGGGGAGGAATATAGAAGGGGACGTAGTTTTGATCCCAGAGGCCCACGATATGATGCGAGAAGAACCCTAGATGACAGACGTCGATATCGCTCCAGCTATGACAAAAGTAGCAGAGGATACTCTAGAGAAGCATCCAAAGAGAGACAAAGAAGCTATGGTAGTAGGTCATCCCAACCGAGGGAGCCTAATTATCAGTTTAGGGAAGTCTCCTCTCGACCCCCGCGAGATGATATTGATCGAAGAGATTATAGAGGTCGCTCCATGACACGAAGGGAAGAGCAAAACAGATCAAATGAGAACTGGTTGAGCCCCGACCACTCAAATCTCAACTTGGAACGACAAACTCATATTCCACAGGAAACTCTCAAGGTAGCCAGAGAGGAAGTAAGAGAAGCTATGCTTCAATACACACAAGTTGCAGATCCAACGGAAAGTGCAGCTCGAAGAGAGCGGATGCGACTAGCAGAGGAGAGGATGGAAGAGTCTGCTTTGCGTATAGCCTCGAAAGCAGCTCTGATGGAGACACTTATTGGCGGGGAAGAAACTACGGCTGAGAAAGACCTCTCTGCGGAGCGAATTCCAGCTCCTCTTAGGCTGGGCTCACCTATGGTACACAAGAAAACAGGGGAGAACATAAACTTAGGGGATAATTCTGCCCCTGAAGGCACAATTTCCGAAGGAAGGATCCCAGCTGCACTTAGACTTGGACAAACTAAGCCAACAAGGCGACCAGGGGAACAGAAGGAGATTACAGTAAAGCGAAAGCCGGGTCGTCCACCTGGAATCCGCAAGGTTCAACTCAGCCCAAACCAACTAGCCGGCTCTAGCTCTAGGAAAAGGAAGACCCAACAAACAAAGACTACGCCGGTACGAAGAAAGCTGAACACAGCGGAGGGTAAGGAAAAGAAACAGAACGCTAGAGCTAGAGCGACAAACTCTCGGGAAGCAGGGAGCTCAGCAAACTCTGACGACCAACCTATCTGCAACATGGTTCCTGCGATCTCGAAGCGAAGGATGGATTTTCGAAATCCATCTCCTCTCGGTCCTTAA